The Frondihabitans australicus genome includes a region encoding these proteins:
- a CDS encoding polyribonucleotide nucleotidyltransferase has product MEGPEIKFAEAVIDNGKFGTRTVRFETGRLAQQAQGAVAAYLDEETMLLSATSASKNPKDNFDFFPLTVDVEERSYAAGKIPGSFFRREGRPSTEAILVCRLIDRPLRPSFVDGLRNEVQIVITVLSIAPDEFYDALAINAASASTQISGLPFSGPIAGVRLALIKGQWVAFPKASQLEDAVFDLTVAGRVVTDAAGNEDVAIMMVEAEATEHSWGLIQGGDTKPDEGIVAQGLEAAKPFLKVLVEAQAKLAAQSAKEIQDYPVFPPYSDEVYAAVAAEAETELGSVYRIAGKIERQDADDELKGRVKQAIAAKVEAGELPDSALSQVSAAYKSVTKKVVRGRILSEQVRMDGRGLADIRPLDAEVQVIPRVHGSAIFQRGETQILGVTTLNMLKMEQQIDSLSPVTKKRYLHHYNFPPYSTGETGRVGSPKRREIGHGFLAERALVPVLPSREEFPYAIRQVSEALGSNGSTSMGSVCASTLSLLNAGVPLKAPVAGIAMGLVSDEVDGQTRYAALTDILGAEDALGDMDFKVAGTSEFVTAIQLDTKLDGIPSAVLDAALKQAKEARTAILNVLTSAIDEPDEMAPTAPRVISVQIPVDKIGELIGPKGKTINAIQDETGADISIEEDGTVYIGAVDGPSAEAARAQVNAIANPTNPEVGEQFLGTVVKIATFGAFVSLLPGKDGLLHISEVRKLAGGKRVENVEDVLGVGQKILVEITKIDDRGKLSLAPVIADEADTDSSGATEESQDASVDA; this is encoded by the coding sequence ATGGAGGGTCCAGAGATCAAATTCGCCGAAGCCGTCATCGACAACGGCAAGTTCGGCACCCGCACGGTCCGGTTCGAGACCGGCCGTCTGGCGCAGCAGGCTCAGGGAGCCGTCGCCGCCTACCTCGACGAAGAGACGATGCTTCTCTCCGCCACCTCCGCGTCGAAGAACCCGAAGGACAACTTCGACTTCTTCCCGCTCACCGTCGACGTCGAGGAGCGCTCGTACGCCGCCGGCAAGATCCCCGGCTCGTTCTTCCGCCGCGAGGGTCGCCCGTCGACCGAGGCGATCCTCGTCTGCCGCCTGATCGACCGCCCGCTGCGCCCGTCGTTCGTCGACGGCCTCCGCAACGAGGTCCAGATCGTCATCACGGTGCTCTCGATCGCTCCGGACGAGTTCTACGACGCGCTGGCGATCAACGCCGCCAGCGCCTCGACGCAGATCTCGGGTCTGCCGTTCTCCGGCCCCATCGCCGGTGTGCGCCTCGCGCTCATCAAGGGCCAGTGGGTCGCCTTCCCGAAGGCGTCGCAGCTCGAGGACGCCGTCTTCGACCTGACCGTGGCCGGCCGCGTCGTCACCGACGCCGCGGGCAACGAGGACGTCGCCATCATGATGGTCGAGGCCGAGGCCACCGAGCACTCGTGGGGCCTCATCCAGGGCGGCGACACGAAGCCCGACGAGGGCATCGTCGCGCAGGGCCTCGAGGCGGCCAAGCCGTTCCTCAAGGTGCTCGTCGAGGCGCAGGCGAAGCTCGCCGCGCAGTCGGCCAAGGAGATCCAGGACTACCCGGTCTTCCCGCCGTACTCCGACGAGGTCTACGCCGCCGTCGCGGCCGAGGCGGAGACCGAGCTCGGCTCCGTCTACCGCATCGCCGGCAAGATCGAGCGCCAGGACGCCGACGACGAGCTGAAGGGCCGCGTCAAGCAGGCCATCGCCGCCAAGGTCGAGGCGGGCGAGCTGCCCGACTCCGCCCTGTCGCAGGTGTCGGCCGCGTACAAGTCGGTCACGAAGAAGGTCGTCCGCGGGCGCATCCTCTCCGAGCAGGTCCGCATGGACGGCCGCGGCCTCGCCGACATCCGTCCGCTCGACGCCGAGGTGCAGGTCATCCCGCGTGTCCACGGCTCCGCCATCTTCCAGCGCGGCGAGACCCAGATCCTGGGCGTCACCACGCTGAACATGCTCAAGATGGAGCAGCAGATCGACTCGCTGAGCCCGGTCACCAAGAAGCGCTACCTGCACCACTACAACTTCCCGCCCTACTCGACCGGTGAGACCGGTCGCGTCGGGTCGCCGAAGCGTCGCGAGATCGGCCACGGCTTCCTCGCCGAGCGCGCCCTCGTCCCCGTCCTCCCGAGCCGCGAGGAGTTCCCCTACGCGATCCGCCAGGTCTCCGAGGCCCTCGGCTCCAACGGCTCGACCTCGATGGGCTCCGTCTGCGCCTCGACGCTGTCGCTGCTCAACGCCGGTGTGCCGCTCAAGGCGCCGGTCGCCGGCATCGCGATGGGCCTCGTCTCCGACGAGGTCGACGGCCAGACCCGCTACGCGGCGCTGACCGACATCCTGGGCGCCGAAGACGCTCTCGGCGACATGGACTTCAAGGTCGCCGGCACGTCGGAGTTCGTCACGGCGATCCAGCTCGACACGAAGCTCGACGGCATCCCCTCGGCGGTCCTCGACGCCGCGCTCAAGCAGGCGAAGGAGGCCCGCACGGCCATCCTGAACGTGCTCACCAGCGCGATCGACGAGCCCGACGAGATGGCTCCGACCGCCCCGCGCGTGATCTCGGTGCAGATCCCCGTCGACAAGATCGGCGAGCTGATCGGCCCGAAGGGCAAGACGATCAACGCGATCCAGGACGAGACCGGCGCCGACATCTCCATCGAGGAGGACGGCACCGTGTACATCGGCGCCGTCGACGGCCCCTCGGCCGAGGCCGCGCGTGCGCAGGTCAACGCCATCGCCAACCCGACCAACCCCGAGGTCGGCGAGCAGTTCCTGGGCACGGTCGTCAAGATCGCGACCTTCGGCGCGTTCGTCTCGCTCCTCCCCGGCAAGGACGGCCTGCTGCACATCTCCGAGGTGCGCAAGCTCGCCGGCGGGAAGCGCGTGGAGAACGTCGAGGACGTCCTCGGCGTGGGGCAGAAGATCCTCGTCGAGATCACGAAGATCGACGACCGCGGAAAGCTCTCGCTCGCCCCGGTGATCGCCGACGAGGCCGACACGGACTCGTCCGGCGCCACCGAGGAGTCGCAGGACGCCTCCGTCGACGCGTAG
- a CDS encoding aldo/keto reductase — translation MTDATRHVESSRSAAPNSLIMPDDEAPLARTTGRHSIPTSPITTVPVDLGVIQPRRRLGVADLRVFPVALSGKVFGWTADEQQTFDVLDTYFAQGGNFVDTADSYANGLSESLIGAWMKSRITRDDIVLATKVGKSEENPGLTPRSIERAVDASLRRLGTDRIDLLYLHVDDTEVAFERTLLGVDRLIRAGKVRYFGGSDHSGNRLYEARIAAGMLGVAPMVALQNEYSLVHRREYEEGLAKVAQQQRLAVMPRFALASGFLSGRYRTRSDIRGYRRGSEVARLLSKKNLRILAELDRIASLHASPVAAVALAWLLTKPNVVAPVVSATSPHQVTELAEAARVQLTRHEVAELDRVSA, via the coding sequence GTGACCGATGCGACCCGCCACGTCGAATCGTCACGGTCGGCCGCTCCGAACTCCCTGATCATGCCCGACGACGAAGCGCCCCTCGCGCGCACCACCGGCCGCCACTCGATCCCGACGTCGCCGATCACCACGGTGCCCGTCGACCTCGGCGTGATCCAGCCGCGTCGCCGACTCGGCGTCGCCGACCTGCGAGTGTTCCCCGTGGCGCTCAGCGGCAAGGTGTTCGGCTGGACCGCCGACGAGCAGCAGACCTTCGACGTCCTCGACACCTACTTCGCCCAGGGAGGCAACTTCGTCGACACCGCCGACTCCTACGCCAACGGTCTCAGCGAGTCGCTGATCGGCGCGTGGATGAAGTCGCGCATCACCCGCGACGACATCGTGCTCGCGACGAAGGTCGGCAAGAGCGAAGAGAACCCCGGTCTCACCCCGCGCTCCATCGAGCGGGCGGTCGACGCGTCCCTGCGTCGACTCGGCACCGATCGCATCGACCTCCTGTACCTGCACGTCGACGACACCGAGGTCGCGTTCGAGCGCACTCTTCTCGGGGTCGACCGCCTCATCCGTGCCGGCAAGGTGCGCTACTTCGGCGGGTCCGACCACTCGGGCAACCGCCTCTACGAGGCGCGCATCGCCGCGGGCATGCTGGGCGTCGCGCCGATGGTGGCGCTCCAGAACGAGTACAGCCTGGTCCACCGCCGCGAGTACGAGGAGGGGCTGGCCAAGGTCGCGCAGCAGCAGCGTCTCGCGGTGATGCCCCGCTTCGCCCTGGCGAGCGGGTTCCTCTCCGGCCGCTACCGCACCCGCTCCGACATCCGGGGCTACCGGCGGGGGAGCGAGGTGGCGAGGCTCCTCAGCAAGAAGAACCTGCGGATCCTGGCCGAGCTCGACCGCATCGCCTCGCTGCACGCGAGCCCGGTGGCCGCGGTCGCCCTCGCCTGGCTTCTCACGAAGCCGAACGTCGTGGCGCCTGTCGTCAGCGCCACCTCGCCGCACCAGGTGACCGAGCTGGCCGAGGCCGCGCGAGTCCAGCTCACGCGACACGAGGTCGCCGAGCTCGATCGCGTCAGCGCGTAG